A region of Vitis vinifera cultivar Pinot Noir 40024 chromosome 13, ASM3070453v1 DNA encodes the following proteins:
- the LOC100248265 gene encoding ADP,ATP carrier protein 1, mitochondrial, producing the protein MIDQPQYPTIMQKVAGHLHHSQNIQAFHGRFQQPTLQQRHSAYGNYTNAALQYPMCGATFDPLMVGSNVSPVFVPAPKEKGLAGFAIDFLMGGVSAAVSKTAAAPIERVKLLIQNQDEMIKTGRLSEPYKGIGECFSRTIKDEGFMSLWRGNTANVIRYFPTQALNFAFKDYFKRLFNFKKDRDGYWKWFAGNLASGGAAGASSLLFVYSLDYARTRLANDAKAAKKGGERQFNGLVDVYRKTLKSDGIAGLYRGFNISCVGIIVYRGLYFGMYDSLKPVVLTGGLQDSFFASFALGWLITNGAGLASYPIDTVRRRMMMTSGEAVKYKSSFDAFAQILKNEGAKSLFKGAGANILRAVAGAGVLAGYDKLQVIVFGKKYGSGGA; encoded by the exons ATGATTGATCAGCCTCAGTACCCAACTATCATGCAGAAGGTGGCTGGCCATCTGCATCATTCCCAAAACATTCAGGCTTTTCATGGCAGATTCCAACAGCCTACCTTGCAACAGAGACACTCTGCATATGGGAATTACACCAATGCCGCATTGCAGTACCCCATGTGTGGAGCTACTTTTGATCCATTGATGGTTGGGTCAAATGTCTCCCCTGTTTTTGTCCCAGCCCCCAAAGAGAAAGGCCTTGCCGGTTTtgccattgatttccttatggGTGGAGTCTCTGCTGCTGTATCCAAAACAGCTGCTGCTCCAATTGAGCGTGTGAAGCTTTTGATCCAGAACCAGGATGAGATGATCAAGACTGGTAGGCTCTCTGAACCTTACAAGGGCATTGGTGAGTGTTTTAGCCGGACAATAAAGGATGAAGGGTTTATGTCACTGTGGAGAGGAAACACTGCTAATGTCATCCGTTACTTCCCCACTCAG GCCTTGAACTTTGCATTCAAGGATTACTTCAAGAGGCTTTTCAATTTCAAGAAAGACAGGGATGGTTACTGGAAATGGTTTGCTGGAAACTTGGCGTCAGGAGGTGCTGCTGGTGCTTCGTCCCTTCTATTTGTTTACTCGCTGGACTATGCCCGAACCCGTCTAGCAAATGATGCAAAGGCTGCAAAGAAGGGAGGAGAGAGACAATTCAATGGCTTGGTTGATGTCTACAGGAAGACCCTGAAGTCTGACGGTATTGCTGGGCTTTACCGTGGATTCAATATTTCATGTGTTGGGATCATTGTTTACCGTGGTCTCTACTTTGGAATGTATGATTCTCTGAAGCCAGTGGTCCTTACTGGAGGTTTGCAG GATAGTTTCTTTGCTAGCTTTGCCCTCGGTTGGCTGATCACAAATGGTGCTGGCCTTGCATCCTACCCGATTGACACGGTTCGTAGAAGAATGATGATGACCTCCGGTGAAGCTGTCAAATACAAGAGCTCCTTTGACGCCTTTGCTCAAATCCTGAAGAATGAGGGTGCCAAGTCTCTCTTCAAGGGTGCTGGTGCTAACATTCTCCGTGCAGTTGCTGGCGCTGGTGTGCTTGCTGGTTATGACAAGTTGCAGGTGATCGTGTTCGGAAAGAAGTATGGATCTGGTGGCGCTTAA